In the bacterium genome, TTCGGGAAGAAGTCGAGGCCGAGCCGGCGGTACGAGAAGATGCCGAACGTGACGAGGGTCAGCATGATCACGGCCGCGAACACCGGCCGGCGGATGGAGAGATCCGACAGGAACACTAGCGCGCCCCCCCGTCCGCGCGCACGGCCGCGCCGTCCTTGAGCGTGAAGCCGCCGCGGACCACGACGCGCTCGCCCGCGCGCAGGCCGGAGGCGACCTCGACCAGGTCGCCCTGCACCGCGCCGGTGGTCACGGCGCGCCGGCGGGCGACGCCCCCGTCGACGACGAAGACCGCCGCCGTGCGCGCCGCGCGCTCCCAGCCCACCAGCGCCTCGCGCGGCACCTGCAGGACGCCGGCGCGCCGGCCCGTGACGATGCTGCCGGTCACGTAGAGCCCGCCGCGCAGGACCTCGGGGTCGTTGGGCACCTCCACGGTGACGCGCACCGAGCGGTCGGCCTCGACGGCGGACGGGTTGATGTGCCGCACGGTGCCCGCAAAGCGCCGCCCGGGCAGCGCGTCGGTGGTGAAGGTCACCTCCTGGCCGGGGCGCACCCGCGCCAGGTCGGCCGAGGGGACGATGACCGTCAGGTCGAGCAGGCGGTTGTCCACGAGGCGGAAGAGCACCTTCTGC is a window encoding:
- a CDS encoding efflux RND transporter periplasmic adaptor subunit → RVRAAGAQAAAARAQIAVAEEDVRFLETRRDKAVVRAPFDGTVAERFIGEGEVVGEMQKVLFRLVDNRLLDLTVIVPSADLARVRPGQEVTFTTDALPGRRFAGTVRHINPSAVEADRSVRVTVEVPNDPEVLRGGLYVTGSIVTGRRAGVLQVPREALVGWERAARTAAVFVVDGGVARRRAVTTGAVQGDLVEVASGLRAGERVVVRGGFTLKDGAAVRADGGAR